The following are encoded in a window of Pygocentrus nattereri isolate fPygNat1 chromosome 5, fPygNat1.pri, whole genome shotgun sequence genomic DNA:
- the ccar1 gene encoding cell division cycle and apoptosis regulator protein 1 isoform X4: protein MAQFGGQKNPPWAAQFAATAVSQPGHSGQSLDLNSLHSLGVQQPSLLGASPSMYSQQSALAAASLNTQSAANYQISQQTAALQQQAAAAAAAALQQSQINSALQQYQQQQQQQQQPPQAPPPQPPPQQTLYNVAHQLPQPQPALLSQPPVALPTSLSLSNPQQTAQITVSYPTPRSSHQQQTQPQKQRVFTGVVNKLHDTFGFVDEDVFFQLSAVKGKTPQVGDRVLVEAVYNPNMPFKWNAQRIQTLPQLPNQTSQPPGPNMIKPGPSMLQSLPPPTTFSVPTQGPPPSLLQAQLSAASLAPLLQNPPQPLLPQPPPKDSVFSGGLLQPPVRMMPQPQPVRRMDPSPRFPSRSDRPELILRKDDRSRERERERRRSRERSPTRKRSRERSPRRDRSPRRPRRVVPRYTVQFSKFSLDAYNCDMMELRRRYQSLYIPSDFFDAVFTWVDAFPLSRPFTFGNYCNFHIMHKEVDSLVKNTAVLDPPDANHTYSAKVMLLATPSLDELYHKSCALAEDTQELRDSFQHPARLIKFLVGMRGKDEAMAIGGHWSPSLDGADPENDASVLIKTAIRCCKALTGIDLSLCTQWYRFAEIRYHRPEETHKGRTVPAHVETVVLFLPDVWHCLPTRSEWEGLSRGLKEQLAEKLLAERKEADGEQEEEEKDDDDSKEVTTPTHWSKLDPKSMKVNDLRKELESRSLSSKGLKSQLIARLTKQLKVEEQVEESKEPEKTESVGVEEEEPCRAEEDREEEERKRQEELERQRRERRYVLPDEPTIIVHPNWAAKNGKFDCSIMSLSVLLDYRLEDNKEHSFEVSLFAELFNEMLQRDFGYRIYKALAAFPSKDERKEKKEKAKKEAERKELDRRDAKKDKEEENGEPSTKRQREDEEKRRDDDKERVLKKEESKDEDDNEDESSNNNADEYDPMEAEDADDYDDDDKDDEDSNGRDRRDDRRDDRKSKDRASKDKDEKKKQMVTFDKDLLMAFVYFDQSHCGYLLEKDLEEIMYTLGLHLSRAQVKKLLNKPVVRESCYYRKLTDRPKDESSPVGTPDSQIENLLGNRSLLPSQKTKREGEDHTETGSLIVYNGAMVDVGSMLQKLEKSEKGREEIEQKLMQQDTKMDEDAKNMSELESANRSLMRELEQVKSSLRETEKNLRASEQQKSCYQQQLHSTLSSLRTVMKELQCVLPNADHSEDSEQKTQTNGSDD from the exons ATGGCCCAGTTCGGGGGCCAGAAGAACCCTCCGTGGGCGGCTCAGTTTGCCGCTACGGCGGTATCTCAGCCCGGCCATTCAGGACAGTCCCTCGACTTGAACAGCTTACACT CGTTGGGTGTTCAGCAGCCGTCTCTCTTGGGTGCTTCTCCCTCAATGTACTCACAGCAGTCTGCTTTGGCTGCAGCATCCCTCAACACACAGTCAGCTGCCAATTATCAGATTTCCCAGCAGACTGCAGCCCTCCAACAGCaggctgctgcagctgctgcagctgcgCTGCAACAG TCTCAGATCaattcagcactgcagcaatatcagcagcaacagcaacaacagcagcagccaccTCAAGCTCCCCCGCCACAGCCACCTCCTCAGCAGACCCTCTACAATGTTGCTCACCAG CTCCCTCAACCGCAGCCTGCCCTACTTTCACAG CCTCCTGTTGCTTTGCCTACTAGTCTGAGTTTGTCGAACCCGCAACAGACCGCTCAGATCACGGTCTCCTACCCGACCCCCCGCTCCAGCCACCAGCAGCAGACCCAACCCCAGAAACAACGCGTCTTTACTGGGGTCGTCAACAAGCTACATGACACATTTGGTTTTGTGGATGAAGATGTTTTCTTTCAGCTTAG TGCGGTAAAAGGAAAAACGCCACAAGTTGGTGACCGTGTTCTTGTAGAGGCCGTCTATAACCCCAACATGCCGTTCAAGTGGAACGCCCAACGCATTCAGACTTTACCTCAGTTGCCCAATCAAACG AGCCAGCCTCCTGGCCCCAACATGATCAAGCCAGGTCCCTCTATGCTTCAGTCTCTACCTCCACCAACTACCTTCAGCGTGCCAACCCAGGgtccccctccctccctgctTCAGGCCCAGCTTTCTGCAGCCTCTCTAGCTCCGCTCCTACAGAATCCCCCTCAGCCTCTCCTGCCTCAGCCACCCCCTAAAG ATTCTGTATTTTCAGGGGGGTTACTGCAGCCTCCAGTGCGGATGATGCCCCAGCCACAGCCTGTGAGACGTATGGATCCCTCTCCTCGCTTTCCAAGCCGCAGTGACAGACCAGAACTCATTCTGAGAAAAGATGACCGTAG tcgggagagagagagagagcggagaaGGTCAAGGGAGCGTTCTCCAACACGCAAGCGTTCGAGAGAACGCTCTCCTCGAAGGGATCGCTCTCCAAGACGCCCACGCAGAGTTGTACCACGATATACTGTGCAGTTCTCAAAGTTCTCGCTTGATGC ATACAACTGTGACATGATGGAGCTTCGGCGGAGGTATCAGAGCCTCTACATCCCAAGTGACTTCTTTGATGCCGTTTTCACCTGGGTGGACGCTTTCCCCTTATCGCGACCTTTTACATTTGGAAACTACTGCAACTTCCACATCATGCATAAAGAGGTGGACTCTTTAGTTAAGAACACAGCTGTATTGGACCCTCCTGATGCCAACCACACCTACAGTGCTAAG GTGATGCTGCTTGCCACGCCCAGTTTGGATGAATTGTATCATAAGTCTTGTGCCCTGGCTGAGGACACACAGGAGCTACGGGACTCTTTTCAGCACCCGGCCCGCCTCATTAAG TTTCTGGTTGGCATGAGAGGCAAAGATGAGGCCATGGCCATTGGTGGCCATTGGTCTCCCTCCTTGGATGGAGCTGACCCAGAGAACGATGCCTCAGTCCTTATAAAGACAGCAATACGTTGTTGTAAGGCTCTGACAGGCATTGATCTGAGTTTATGTACCCAGTG GTATCGTTTTGCAGAGATTCGCTATCATCGCCCTGAGGAGACTCACAAAGGGCGCACAGTTCCCGCTCATGTGGAGACAGTGGTTTTATTTCTCCCGGATGTTTGGCATTGTCTTCCTACCCGCTCAGAGTGGGAAGGCCTGTCCCGCGGACTCAAGGAGCAGCTGGCAGAGAAACTCTTGGCTGAACGGAAGGAGGCTGATGGAGAACAG gaagaagaggagaaagatgATGACGATTCAAAAGAGGTTACTACACCCACACACTGGTCTAAGCTTGATCCGAAGTCTATGAAA GTCAATGACCTGCGCAAGGAGCTGGAGAGCCGATCTCTAAGCTCTAAAGGGCTGAAGTCTCAGCTGATAGCTCGGCTCACTAAGCAGCTGAAGGTGGAGGAGCAGGTGGAGGAATCCAAAGAACCAGAGAAGACTGAGTCTGTTGGTGTAGAGGAGGAGGAGCCCTGTAGAGCAGAGGAAGACCGGGAG gaggaggagcgcaagcgGCAAGAGGAACTGGAACGGCAACGTAGGGAGAGGCGGTATGTCCTTCCTGATGAGCCCACTATTATTGTCCACCCGAACTGGGCAGCAAAAAATGGCAAGTTTGACTGCAGCATCATGTCTCTCAGTGTGCTGTTGGACTACAGGCTGGAGGACAATAAGGAACATTCCTTTGAG GTCTCGTTGTTTGCTGAACTTTTCAATGAGATGCTTCAACGAGACTTTGGCTACAGGATATACAAAGCTCTTGCTGCTTTTCCAAGTAAGGATGAgcgaaaagaaaagaaagagaaggcaaaaaaagaggcagagagaaaagagttaGATAGGAGGGATGCAAAGAAGGATAAAGAGGAGGAGAATGGTGAGCCTTccacaaagagacagagggaggatgAGGAAAAGAGACGG GATGATGACAAGGAGAGGGTTCTAAAGAAAGAAGAGTCTAAAGATGAAGATGATAATGAAGATGAAAGCAGCAATAACAACGCTGACGAGTATGATCCGATGGAAGCTGAGGATGCGGATGACTATGACGATGATG ATAAAGATGATGAAGACTCCAACGGTAGGGACAGAAGGGATGACCGCAGAGATGACAGAAAATCAAAAGACAGAGCTTCTAAAGATAAA gatgaaaaaaagaagcaaatggTGACATTTGATAAAGATCTTCTGATGGCTTTTGTGTACTTTGATCAAAGTCACTGTGGGTACCTACTAGAGAAAGACCTGGAGGAGATTATGTATACACTGGGCCTGCATCTTTCCAGAGCTCAg GTGAAAAAATTGTTGAATAAGCCAGTGGTGAGAGAGTCCTGCTACTACCGTAAACTAACCGATAGACCCAAAGATGAGTCCAGCCCAGTAGGGACTCCTGATTCTCAAATAGAAAACCTCTTGG GTAACCGATCTCTGCTGCCCAGCCAGAAGACAAAGCGAGAGGGAGAGGACCACACTGAGACGGGAAGTCTTATTGTCTATAATGGCGCTATGGTGGACGTGGGGAGCATGCTACAGAAGCTGGAGAAGAgtgagaaaggcagagaggagATTGAACAGAAACTTATGCAGCAGGACACTAAAATGG ATGAAGATGCTAAGAATATGTCGGAGTTGGAGTCAGCCAACCGCAGTCTGATGAGGGAGCTGGAGCAGGTGAAATCCAGTctgagagagacggagaagaATCTCAGAGCCTCTGAGCAGCAGAAGAGCTGCTATCAACAGCAGCTGCACAGCACACTGTCAAGCCTTCGCACAGTCATGAAGGAACTACAGTGTGTCTTACCTAAT GCTGATCATTCTGAAGACAGTGAGCAGAAAACTCAAACTAACGGCTCAGATGACTGA
- the ccar1 gene encoding cell division cycle and apoptosis regulator protein 1 isoform X1, whose protein sequence is MAQFGGQKNPPWAAQFAATAVSQPGHSGQSLDLNSLHSLGVQQPSLLGASPSMYSQQSALAAASLNTQSAANYQISQQTAALQQQAAAAAAAALQQSQINSALQQYQQQQQQQQQPPQAPPPQPPPQQTLYNVAHQLPQPQPALLSQPPVALPTSLSLSNPQQTAQITVSYPTPRSSHQQQTQPQKQRVFTGVVNKLHDTFGFVDEDVFFQLSAVKGKTPQVGDRVLVEAVYNPNMPFKWNAQRIQTLPQLPNQTHQPPQPLPQVSPQLSSFYSDAGVQRYSDIHSAVDSRPNSQPPGPNMIKPGPSMLQSLPPPTTFSVPTQGPPPSLLQAQLSAASLAPLLQNPPQPLLPQPPPKDSVFSGGLLQPPVRMMPQPQPVRRMDPSPRFPSRSDRPELILRKDDRSRERERERRRSRERSPTRKRSRERSPRRDRSPRRPRRVVPRYTVQFSKFSLDAYNCDMMELRRRYQSLYIPSDFFDAVFTWVDAFPLSRPFTFGNYCNFHIMHKEVDSLVKNTAVLDPPDANHTYSAKVMLLATPSLDELYHKSCALAEDTQELRDSFQHPARLIKFLVGMRGKDEAMAIGGHWSPSLDGADPENDASVLIKTAIRCCKALTGIDLSLCTQWYRFAEIRYHRPEETHKGRTVPAHVETVVLFLPDVWHCLPTRSEWEGLSRGLKEQLAEKLLAERKEADGEQEEEEKDDDDSKEVTTPTHWSKLDPKSMKVNDLRKELESRSLSSKGLKSQLIARLTKQLKVEEQVEESKEPEKTESVGVEEEEPCRAEEDREVSEETSCENNYMIRKEEERKRQEELERQRRERRYVLPDEPTIIVHPNWAAKNGKFDCSIMSLSVLLDYRLEDNKEHSFEVSLFAELFNEMLQRDFGYRIYKALAAFPSKDERKEKKEKAKKEAERKELDRRDAKKDKEEENGEPSTKRQREDEEKRRDDDKERVLKKEESKDEDDNEDESSNNNADEYDPMEAEDADDYDDDDKDDEDSNGRDRRDDRRDDRKSKDRASKDKDEKKKQMVTFDKDLLMAFVYFDQSHCGYLLEKDLEEIMYTLGLHLSRAQVKKLLNKPVVRESCYYRKLTDRPKDESSPVGTPDSQIENLLGNRSLLPSQKTKREGEDHTETGSLIVYNGAMVDVGSMLQKLEKSEKGREEIEQKLMQQDTKMDEDAKNMSELESANRSLMRELEQVKSSLRETEKNLRASEQQKSCYQQQLHSTLSSLRTVMKELQCVLPNADHSEDSEQKTQTNGSDD, encoded by the exons ATGGCCCAGTTCGGGGGCCAGAAGAACCCTCCGTGGGCGGCTCAGTTTGCCGCTACGGCGGTATCTCAGCCCGGCCATTCAGGACAGTCCCTCGACTTGAACAGCTTACACT CGTTGGGTGTTCAGCAGCCGTCTCTCTTGGGTGCTTCTCCCTCAATGTACTCACAGCAGTCTGCTTTGGCTGCAGCATCCCTCAACACACAGTCAGCTGCCAATTATCAGATTTCCCAGCAGACTGCAGCCCTCCAACAGCaggctgctgcagctgctgcagctgcgCTGCAACAG TCTCAGATCaattcagcactgcagcaatatcagcagcaacagcaacaacagcagcagccaccTCAAGCTCCCCCGCCACAGCCACCTCCTCAGCAGACCCTCTACAATGTTGCTCACCAG CTCCCTCAACCGCAGCCTGCCCTACTTTCACAG CCTCCTGTTGCTTTGCCTACTAGTCTGAGTTTGTCGAACCCGCAACAGACCGCTCAGATCACGGTCTCCTACCCGACCCCCCGCTCCAGCCACCAGCAGCAGACCCAACCCCAGAAACAACGCGTCTTTACTGGGGTCGTCAACAAGCTACATGACACATTTGGTTTTGTGGATGAAGATGTTTTCTTTCAGCTTAG TGCGGTAAAAGGAAAAACGCCACAAGTTGGTGACCGTGTTCTTGTAGAGGCCGTCTATAACCCCAACATGCCGTTCAAGTGGAACGCCCAACGCATTCAGACTTTACCTCAGTTGCCCAATCAAACG CACCAGCCGCCCCAGCCCTTACCTCAGGTTTCCCCACAGTTGTCCAGCTTTTACTCTGATGCAGGAGTGCAGCGCTACTCTGACATACACTCTGCGGTGGACTCAAGACCAAAT AGCCAGCCTCCTGGCCCCAACATGATCAAGCCAGGTCCCTCTATGCTTCAGTCTCTACCTCCACCAACTACCTTCAGCGTGCCAACCCAGGgtccccctccctccctgctTCAGGCCCAGCTTTCTGCAGCCTCTCTAGCTCCGCTCCTACAGAATCCCCCTCAGCCTCTCCTGCCTCAGCCACCCCCTAAAG ATTCTGTATTTTCAGGGGGGTTACTGCAGCCTCCAGTGCGGATGATGCCCCAGCCACAGCCTGTGAGACGTATGGATCCCTCTCCTCGCTTTCCAAGCCGCAGTGACAGACCAGAACTCATTCTGAGAAAAGATGACCGTAG tcgggagagagagagagagcggagaaGGTCAAGGGAGCGTTCTCCAACACGCAAGCGTTCGAGAGAACGCTCTCCTCGAAGGGATCGCTCTCCAAGACGCCCACGCAGAGTTGTACCACGATATACTGTGCAGTTCTCAAAGTTCTCGCTTGATGC ATACAACTGTGACATGATGGAGCTTCGGCGGAGGTATCAGAGCCTCTACATCCCAAGTGACTTCTTTGATGCCGTTTTCACCTGGGTGGACGCTTTCCCCTTATCGCGACCTTTTACATTTGGAAACTACTGCAACTTCCACATCATGCATAAAGAGGTGGACTCTTTAGTTAAGAACACAGCTGTATTGGACCCTCCTGATGCCAACCACACCTACAGTGCTAAG GTGATGCTGCTTGCCACGCCCAGTTTGGATGAATTGTATCATAAGTCTTGTGCCCTGGCTGAGGACACACAGGAGCTACGGGACTCTTTTCAGCACCCGGCCCGCCTCATTAAG TTTCTGGTTGGCATGAGAGGCAAAGATGAGGCCATGGCCATTGGTGGCCATTGGTCTCCCTCCTTGGATGGAGCTGACCCAGAGAACGATGCCTCAGTCCTTATAAAGACAGCAATACGTTGTTGTAAGGCTCTGACAGGCATTGATCTGAGTTTATGTACCCAGTG GTATCGTTTTGCAGAGATTCGCTATCATCGCCCTGAGGAGACTCACAAAGGGCGCACAGTTCCCGCTCATGTGGAGACAGTGGTTTTATTTCTCCCGGATGTTTGGCATTGTCTTCCTACCCGCTCAGAGTGGGAAGGCCTGTCCCGCGGACTCAAGGAGCAGCTGGCAGAGAAACTCTTGGCTGAACGGAAGGAGGCTGATGGAGAACAG gaagaagaggagaaagatgATGACGATTCAAAAGAGGTTACTACACCCACACACTGGTCTAAGCTTGATCCGAAGTCTATGAAA GTCAATGACCTGCGCAAGGAGCTGGAGAGCCGATCTCTAAGCTCTAAAGGGCTGAAGTCTCAGCTGATAGCTCGGCTCACTAAGCAGCTGAAGGTGGAGGAGCAGGTGGAGGAATCCAAAGAACCAGAGAAGACTGAGTCTGTTGGTGTAGAGGAGGAGGAGCCCTGTAGAGCAGAGGAAGACCGGGAGGTGAGCGAAGAGACAAGCTGTGAGAATAACTACATGATCAGAAAG gaggaggagcgcaagcgGCAAGAGGAACTGGAACGGCAACGTAGGGAGAGGCGGTATGTCCTTCCTGATGAGCCCACTATTATTGTCCACCCGAACTGGGCAGCAAAAAATGGCAAGTTTGACTGCAGCATCATGTCTCTCAGTGTGCTGTTGGACTACAGGCTGGAGGACAATAAGGAACATTCCTTTGAG GTCTCGTTGTTTGCTGAACTTTTCAATGAGATGCTTCAACGAGACTTTGGCTACAGGATATACAAAGCTCTTGCTGCTTTTCCAAGTAAGGATGAgcgaaaagaaaagaaagagaaggcaaaaaaagaggcagagagaaaagagttaGATAGGAGGGATGCAAAGAAGGATAAAGAGGAGGAGAATGGTGAGCCTTccacaaagagacagagggaggatgAGGAAAAGAGACGG GATGATGACAAGGAGAGGGTTCTAAAGAAAGAAGAGTCTAAAGATGAAGATGATAATGAAGATGAAAGCAGCAATAACAACGCTGACGAGTATGATCCGATGGAAGCTGAGGATGCGGATGACTATGACGATGATG ATAAAGATGATGAAGACTCCAACGGTAGGGACAGAAGGGATGACCGCAGAGATGACAGAAAATCAAAAGACAGAGCTTCTAAAGATAAA gatgaaaaaaagaagcaaatggTGACATTTGATAAAGATCTTCTGATGGCTTTTGTGTACTTTGATCAAAGTCACTGTGGGTACCTACTAGAGAAAGACCTGGAGGAGATTATGTATACACTGGGCCTGCATCTTTCCAGAGCTCAg GTGAAAAAATTGTTGAATAAGCCAGTGGTGAGAGAGTCCTGCTACTACCGTAAACTAACCGATAGACCCAAAGATGAGTCCAGCCCAGTAGGGACTCCTGATTCTCAAATAGAAAACCTCTTGG GTAACCGATCTCTGCTGCCCAGCCAGAAGACAAAGCGAGAGGGAGAGGACCACACTGAGACGGGAAGTCTTATTGTCTATAATGGCGCTATGGTGGACGTGGGGAGCATGCTACAGAAGCTGGAGAAGAgtgagaaaggcagagaggagATTGAACAGAAACTTATGCAGCAGGACACTAAAATGG ATGAAGATGCTAAGAATATGTCGGAGTTGGAGTCAGCCAACCGCAGTCTGATGAGGGAGCTGGAGCAGGTGAAATCCAGTctgagagagacggagaagaATCTCAGAGCCTCTGAGCAGCAGAAGAGCTGCTATCAACAGCAGCTGCACAGCACACTGTCAAGCCTTCGCACAGTCATGAAGGAACTACAGTGTGTCTTACCTAAT GCTGATCATTCTGAAGACAGTGAGCAGAAAACTCAAACTAACGGCTCAGATGACTGA